The Manihot esculenta cultivar AM560-2 chromosome 11, M.esculenta_v8, whole genome shotgun sequence genome includes a region encoding these proteins:
- the LOC122725142 gene encoding dehydration-responsive element-binding protein 1F-like → MVSEIASSSSPSSTQKPVSVVKKRKAGRTKFKETRHPVYRGVRRRNGNKWVCEVREPNMKSSRIWLGTFPTPEMAARAHDVAALAFRGEFAALNFIDSASILPRAKSSSARDIKRAVLDFVEAFNRPSVPSSSSSSSSSGCFNPCISTSDDFPGEKRQENEANAAAATLFLDEEALFNMPVLLDSLAEGLILTPPSIGKEFDWDEIASAVDMTLWTI, encoded by the coding sequence ATGGTCTCTGAGATTGCTTCATCATCTTCCCCATCTTCAACCCAGAAGCCTGTGTCAGTTGTGAAGAAGAGAAAAGCAGGGAGGACTAAGTTTAAGGAGACGAGGCACCCAGTTTACAGAGGGGTTCGAAGAAGAAATGGGAATAAATGGGTATGTGAAGTGCGAGAACCCAACATGAAATCATCAAGAATATGGCTCGGAACCTTTCCTACTCCTGAAATGGCTGCTAGGGCTCATGATGTTGCTGCTTTGGCTTTTAGAGGAGAGTTTGCTGCTCTTAACTTCATAGATTCTGCTTCGATACTTCCACGAGCAAAGTCTTCTTCTGCTAGAGATATTAAAAGGGCTGTTCTTGATTTTGTTGAGGCCTTTAACAGGCCGAGTGtgccatcatcatcatcatcttcttcttcgtcCGGGTGTTTTAATCCATGCATATCCACGAGCGATGATTTTCCCGGCGAGAAGAGACAAGAAAATGAAGCAAATGCTGCTGCAGCTACACTATTCTTGGACGAGGAGGCGTTATTTAATATGCCAGTTTTGCTTGATAGCTTGGCTGAGGGCTTGATTCTTACTCCGCCATCTATCGGAAAAGAGTTTGATTGGGATGAAATAGCCTCTGCTGTGGACATGACTTTATGGACAATTTAA